The following are from one region of the Pseudomonadota bacterium genome:
- a CDS encoding rRNA cytosine-C5-methylase, translating into LGPELTELLKIQAEILDSASRLVKPGGRLVYATCSLLREENEQQIEQFLAQHPDFAAVPVAVPGLEGQGPYLRLTPARHHTDGFFAAALERASAP; encoded by the coding sequence CTGGGGCCGGAACTGACCGAGCTTCTGAAAATCCAGGCGGAGATCCTGGACAGCGCGTCGCGGCTGGTCAAACCCGGCGGACGGCTGGTCTACGCCACCTGCTCCCTGCTGCGGGAGGAGAATGAACAGCAGATTGAACAGTTCCTGGCGCAGCATCCTGATTTTGCCGCTGTGCCGGTTGCCGTTCCGGGTCTGGAAGGGCAGGGGCCTTACCTGCGCCTCACCCCCGCCCGGCACCATACGGACGGCTTTTTTGCAGCCGCGCTGGAGCGGGCCTCTGCGCCATAG